Below is a window of Streptomyces sp. NBC_01429 DNA.
TCTCGATCTCCGTCGGGATGCCGAGGCCCGCGTAGTAGTTCTTGAAGGTCTGCTCGATCGTCGGGTCGTCGTCGTAGACGAAGTAGCCCGGGTTCGGCGAGCCGACCATGTCGAAGTTGAGATAGCCGCTGATCTTCGCCCGGTCGGCGGTCGGGAGGTTGTTGACGTAGTAACGGGAGCCGACCATGCCCAGCTCCTCCGCGCCCCACCAGGCGAACCGGAGGTGCTTGGTGGGCTTGAGCTGCGCCCGCGAGACGGCGAGCGCGGTCTCCAGTACGGCGGCGGAGCCCGAGCCGTTGTCGTTGATGCCGGCGCCCGCGGTCACCGAGTCAAGATGCGACCCGGACATGACAACGCTGTTCGTGTCGCCGCCCGGCCAGTCCGCGATCAGGTTGTACCCGGTGGACCCGCTGGAGGTGAACTGCTGCACGGTGGTGGTGAACCCCGCCGCGTCCAGCTTGCCCTTCACGTAGTTGACGGACGCCAGGTAACCGGCCCTGCCGTGGGCGCGGTTGCCGCCGTTGGCCGCGGCTATGGACGACAGCTGGGTCAGATGCGCCTTCACGTTGGCGACGGGTATGTCGGGCGCCGCGAGGGCGGGGGCGGCGGACGCGCTCGGCGCGGTGGTGGCGATCAGCCCCGCGAGCGCGAGACCGACGACGGCGGGAACGGAGAACTTCATGGGGGGCTCCGGCTTCCGTACGGGAGTGGGGGGTGGAACGTAGGACGCCCCACGACGACGACGGCGTGAGGCGTACAGGTGGTACCCATCGTGCTGGTGGCACTGGTGGCACTGGTGGCACTGGTGGCACGGATGTGCGAGTGCGGCGTGCTGAATGGTCAACGACAGCTTGACCCCCCGTCAAGAGGGTGATCCGGTCAGCGGCGTCCGCTGACCGGACTGCCGACCGGATCGCCGACCGGACCGCTCACCCGCCTACGCGACGCAGAATTCGTCGCCCTCGGGATCCGCCATCACCACGAACTCCCCGCCGGGCTCGCTCACCCGCCGCAGCACCGTCGCCCCCAGCCCCGCCAGCCGCTCGACCTCCCCGTCCCGCCGCCCCGGACCGGGGTGCAGGTCGAGGTGGAGCCGGTTCCCGCCGGTCTTCGGCTCGGACATGCGCTGGAACAGGATCCGCCGCCCGAGCCCGGTGCCGGTCGCCTCCTCGTACGGGTCGTCCGGATGGCGGACGGCGACCAGATCGCGAAAGGCGCGGCGGTCGTGGAACGCGACGGTGTCCGCCTCGGCGAGCGCGCCGAGCCCGAGCAGGCGGGCGATGAGCGCGCTGTTGTCCTCGGCGAGATAGCCCAGCGCGGCCGCCCAGAAGTCGGCCTGGGCATGCGGATCGTTCGCGTTGACGACGAGTTTCCAGTGCACGGGTGTCACAGTCATGGCAACCACTCATACTGGTTACATGAAGGCGTCCGCAAGGGAATGGGCGAGCGATCCGGCCGCGCCCGGTCTCGTGCTCCACACCCCCGAGGGCCGCCCGTACCGCTTCGACGCGGGCGCGCTCTGTCTGGAGCTGCTGACGACCGGTGGCCCCGGCTCCTATGGGCGCCACGAGGCGCTCGACGAACCGGACGCGCTGGTGGCGTGGGCGCAGCGGAGCCGGCTGACGCCCGGCCTCGAACTGTCCGTGAGCGAGGCGGAGTTGGGGGCCGCCCGCGCGGTGCGGGACGCGCTGCTGCGGCTGACCCTGGCCCGCGTCCACGACCTGACCCCGGACGAGGCCGACCTCGCGACGCTGAACACGGCGGCGGCCGGGCCCCCGCTCGTCCCCCGTATGACCCGGGACGGCCGCCGGGCCTGGGCGCCCGGTGCCACCGGGACCGGGCTGCTGTCGGCCGTCGCCCGCGACGCCGTCGAGCTGTTCACCGGACCGTACGCCCACCGGATCCGCGAATGCGGCTCCCCCGACTGCTCCCTGCTCTTCGTCGACACCTCGCGCCCGGGGCACCGCCGCTGGTGCGCGATGGAGCGGTGCGGAAACCGCCACAAGGCCCGCGCCCACCGCGCGCGCGGACGCGGGACCCCGGCGCCGGGAGCGTAGCCGCGTACGGCCTCAGGCGCGGGCGTCCGGCGACGGCGCGGCCGCGGGGGCGGGGGCAGGGGCGGGGGAGCCCTCCCGCTCCGGCCCGTTGCCCTGGCTCCGCTCCGGCCTGCTGCCGCCCTGTCTCTGTTCCTGTCCCTGTCCCTGTCCCTGTCCCTGTCCCTGTTCCTGTCCCTGCTCCGCGGCCGTCCGCCGGGCCGCCTCCGCCGCCAGTCGCAGCGCCTTGCCCCGGTTGTGGCGCGCCGTGCGCAGCGCGTCCCAGGTCAGGATCGTCAGCGCCAGCCAGACCAGCGAGAAGCCGGCCCAGCGCTCGGCCGGCATCTCCTCGTGGAAGTACGTGACGCCCAGCACGAACTGGAAGACCGGGGCCAGATACTGGAGCAGCCCGAGCGTCGACAGCGGTACGCGGATGGCCGCGGCGCCGAAGCAGATCAGCGGCACCGCGGTGATCAGGCCCGTGCCGGCGAGCAGCGCCACATGGCCGGGGCCCTGCGAGCCGATCGTGGCCGCGCCGGTCGCGCTCAGCCACACCAGATAGCCGAGCGCGGGCAGGAACAGCACTGCCGTCTCGGCCGCCAGCGACTCCAGGCCGCCAAGGTTGATCTTCTTCTTGACCAGTCCGTACGTCGCGAACGAGAAGGCGAGGATCAGCGAGATCCACGGCGGTCGCCCGTATCCGACGGCGAGGACCAGCACGGCGGCGACGGCGATGCCGACCGCCGTCCACTGGGCCGCCCGCAGCCGCTCCTTGAGCAGCAGGACGCCCATGGCGATGGTCACCAGCGGGTTGATGAAGTACCCGAGGGACGCCTCCAGGACCCGGCCGGAGTTGACCGCCCAGATGTAGACGCCCCAGTTGACGGTGATCGTGGAGGCGGCCGCCGCGATCAGCGCCAGCCTGCGCGGCTGCCGCAGCAGCTCGCGTATCCAGCTCCAGCGGCGCAGCACCAGGAGCGTGATCACGACGACGCCCAGGGACCAGACCATCCGGTGGGCGAGGATCTCCATCGCGCCGGCCGGCTGGAGGAGCGGCCAGAAGAGCGGGACCAGCCCCCACATTCCGTAGGCACCGATCCCGTACAGCAGTCCCGTCCGCTGTTCGCCTTCCGCCTTCACTGACCCTCCCCGTCCCACGCGCGCGCCGTCCCCCGTCGGGACGTGCGAAACCTCGTCGAAAGGTAGCGCCGCGCGGGTCGGGATGTCATGTTCGTATCGTCATACGGTCATGACGCCGAGGTTCCCCCTGCCGGGGAGGGGGCGGTGCCGGTGTCAGCCCTTGAGTGCTTCCGCGACCGAGTCCGCGAGCGGGGTGGTCGGGCGGCCGGTCAGCCGCGCCAGGTCGCCGGTCGTACCGGCGAGCAGCCCGCGCTCGATCGCGGCGTCCACGTTCACCAGGATCGCGGCGAACGGCTCCGGCAGGCCCGCCCCGGTGAGGATGGAGAGGTGCGTCGCGGCCGGCACGTTGTTGTAGACGATCGTCCGGCCGGTCTGGCGGGACAGCTCCGCCGCGTACTCCTCGAAGGACCACGCCGTGTCGCCGCTCAGTTCGTACACCTTGCCGAGGTGGCCCTCGCCGGTCAGTACGGCGGCGGCCGCCGCCGCGTAGTCCGCGCGCGTCGCCGCGGCGACCCGGCCCTCGCCCGCGCTGGCCACGACGGCGCCGTGCTCCAGCACCGGCGCGAGGTTCTCCGTGTAGTTCTCGGTGTACCAGCCGTTGCGCAGGAACGTGTACGGCAGGCCCGATTCGAGGATCAGCCGCTCGGTCTCCTTGTGTTCGGCGGCCAGGTCGAAGTCGGCCTCGGGGCCGCCCAGGACGCCCGTGTACGCGAGCTGCGCCACGCCCGCCGCCCGCGCCGCCCCGATGACGGCGGTGTGCTGTGCCACGCGCTGCCCGACCTCGCTGCCGGAGACCAGCAGGACGCGGTCACCGGACCGGAAGGCGTCCTTCAGCGTCTCGGGGCTGCTGTAGTCGGCGACCCGCAGCTCCACACCGAGCGCCACGAGGTCGGCGGCCTTCTCCTTGTTCCGTACGACGGCGGCGATGGTGTCGGCCGGGACATCGGCGGCCAGCAGGGCTTCCACGACGAGACGGCCGAGGTGTCCGGTGGCTCCGGTGACGACGATGCTCATGAGGGAATTCTCCAGTTCATGCTGATTTGCTCGATTTCGTAACGCTCTGGCCCTCACCCTACGGCGCACACTAACCAAATGAAAGTACCCACCTTGAAGTAAGGTACTGGGATGAGCGTAAGCAACAGCCCGGACGTCAACCGGGTCATGTGTCCCTCCCGGCTGGTCCTGGAGCACGTCACGAGCCGCTGGGGCGTGCTGGTGCTCGCCGCCCTGCTGGAGCGCTCGTACCGCTTCAGCGAGCTGCGGCGCGAGGTCGGCGGTGTCAGCGAGAAGATGCTCGCCCAGACCCTCCAGACGCTGGAGCGCGACGGCTTCGTCCACCGCGACGCCAAGCCCGTCATCCCGCCGCGCGTCGACTACTCCCTCACCGGCCTGGGCCGGGAGGCCGCCGAGCAGGTGTGGGGGCTGGCGCGCTGGACCGAGCGGCGGCTCGACGAGGTCTTCGAGGCGCGGCGGACGTACGACGAGACGCGCGCCCGCGCCGATGGTGCCCGCGCCGATGGTGCCCGCCCCGATGGTGCCCGCCCCGATGGTGCCCGCGCCGACGACAAGGCCCGGGTCTCCTGACGGGACAGGAGATCCGGGCCTCGGGAAAGCTCGCGGCGCCTCAGCCGACGACGGTCCAGGTGTCGCCGCCCGCCAGCACGGAGGCCAGGTCGCCCTTGCCGTGGCGCTCGACCGCCGCGTCCAGCTGGTCCGACATCAGCGTGTCGTAGACGGGCCGCTCGACGCTGCGCAGCACCCCGATGGGCGTGTGGTGCAGGGTGTCGGCGTCGGCGAGCCGCGACAGCGCGAACGCGGTGGTGGGGCTCGCCGCGTGCGCGTCGTGGACCACGATGTCCGCCTCGTTCTCCGGGGTGACGGCGACGACCTCCAGGTCGCCGGTGGCCCGGTTCCGTACGACGCCCTTCGCGCCGTCGGCGCCGAAGCGGATCGGCTGCCCGTGCTCCAGCCGGATCACGGCCTCCGCCGCCCGGTCCTTGTCCTTGAGGACCTCGAAGGCGCCGTCGTTGAAGATGTTGCAGTTCTGGTAGATCTCCACCAGCGCCGTGCCCGGGTGCTCGGCGGCCTGCCGCAGCACCTCGGTGAGGTGCTTGCGGTCCGAGTCGACCGTACGGGCCACGAACGACGCCTCAGCGCCGATCGCCAGCGACACCGGATTGAAGGGCGCGTCGAGCGAGCCCATCGGCGTCGACTTGGTGATCTTCCCGACCTCGGAGGTGGGGGAGTACTGGCCCTTGGTCAGCCCGTAGATCCGGTTGTTGAACAGCAGGATCTTCAGATTGACGTTCCGGCGCAGCGCGTGGATCAGATGGTTGCCGCCGATGGAGAGCGCGTCGCCGTCGCCGGTGACGACCCAGACGGACAGATCGCGGCGCGAGGTGGCGAGCCCGGTGGCGATGGCGGGAGCACGGCCGTGGATGGAGTGCATCCCGTACGTGTTCATGTAGTACGGGAAGCGGGAGGAGCAGCCGATGCCCGAGACGAACACGATGTTCTCTTTGGCGAGGCCGAGTTGCGGCATGAAGCCCTGGACGGCGGCGAGCACGGCGTAGTCACCGCAGCCGGGGCACCAGCGGACCTCCTGGTCCGACTTGAAGTCCTTCATGGACTGCTTGACCTCGGTCCTGGGGACCAGCGTCAGCAGTTCGTTGGAGATCGGCGAGGTCGTCGTGTCAGGCATCGATGGCCTCCTTGAGGGCCGTGGCGAGCTGTTCGGCCTTGAACGGCATGCCGTTGACCTGGTTGTACGAGTGGGCGTCCACCAGGTACTTCGCTCTGAGCATCGTGGCGAGCTGACCGAGGTTCATCTCCGGCACCACGACCTTGTCGTAGCGGCTCAGCACCTCCCCGAGATTGCGCGGGAAGGGGTTGAGATGGCGCAGATGCGCCTGTGCGATCGGTACGGGCTCCTTGCGGAGCCGGCGTACGGCGGCGGTGATCGGCCCGTACGTGGAGCCCCAGCCCAGCACCAGGGTGCGGGCGCCGTCCGGGTCGTCCACGTCCAGATCGGGCACCTGGATCCCGTCGATCTTGGCCTGCCGGGTGCGCACCATGAAGTCGTGGTTGGCCGGATCGTACGAGATGTTGCCCGTGCCGTCCTGCTTCTCGATGCCGCCGATCCGGTGTTCGAGACCGGGCGTCCCGGGCACGGCCCACGGGCGGGCCAGGGTCCCCGGGTCGCGCTTGTACGGCCAGAACACCTCGGTGCCGTCGGCCAGTTCGTGGTTGGGGCCGGTGGCGAACTGGACCCGCAGGTCGGGCAGTTCCCCGGTCTCCGGGATCCGCCAGGGCTCGGAGCCGTTGGCGAGGTAACCGTCGGAGAGCAGGAAGACCGGCGTGCGGTAGGTCAGCGCGATCCGGGCGGCGTCCAGGGCCGCGTCGAAGCAGTCCGCCGGGGTCCGGGGCGCGACCACCGGGACGGGGGCCTCGCCGTTGCGCCCGTACATCGCCTGGAGCAGGTCCGCCTGCTCCGTCTTGGTCGGCAGCCCGGTGGAGGGGCCGCCGCGCTGGATGGCGACGACGAGCAGCGGCAGCTCCAGCGAGACCGCGAGCCCGATCGTCTCCGACTTGAGCGCCACCCCGGGGCCCGAGGTGGTGGTGACGGCGAGCGAACCGCCGAAGGCCGCGCCCAGCGCCGCGCCGATGGCGGCGATCTCGTCCTCGGCCTGGAAGGTCCGTACGCCGAAGTTCTTGTGTTTGGACAGCTCGTGCAGGATGTCCGAGGCCGGGGTGATCGGGTACGAGCCGAGGTA
It encodes the following:
- a CDS encoding M28 family metallopeptidase; this encodes MKFSVPAVVGLALAGLIATTAPSASAAPALAAPDIPVANVKAHLTQLSSIAAANGGNRAHGRAGYLASVNYVKGKLDAAGFTTTVQQFTSSGSTGYNLIADWPGGDTNSVVMSGSHLDSVTAGAGINDNGSGSAAVLETALAVSRAQLKPTKHLRFAWWGAEELGMVGSRYYVNNLPTADRAKISGYLNFDMVGSPNPGYFVYDDDPTIEQTFKNYYAGLGIPTEIETEGDGRSDHAPFKNVGIPVGGLFSGADYIKTAAQAQKWGGTSGVAFDACYHRSCDTTANINDTALDRNSDAIAYAVWSLSGAS
- a CDS encoding VOC family protein produces the protein MTVTPVHWKLVVNANDPHAQADFWAAALGYLAEDNSALIARLLGLGALAEADTVAFHDRRAFRDLVAVRHPDDPYEEATGTGLGRRILFQRMSEPKTGGNRLHLDLHPGPGRRDGEVERLAGLGATVLRRVSEPGGEFVVMADPEGDEFCVA
- a CDS encoding CGNR zinc finger domain-containing protein: MKASAREWASDPAAPGLVLHTPEGRPYRFDAGALCLELLTTGGPGSYGRHEALDEPDALVAWAQRSRLTPGLELSVSEAELGAARAVRDALLRLTLARVHDLTPDEADLATLNTAAAGPPLVPRMTRDGRRAWAPGATGTGLLSAVARDAVELFTGPYAHRIRECGSPDCSLLFVDTSRPGHRRWCAMERCGNRHKARAHRARGRGTPAPGA
- the rarD gene encoding EamA family transporter RarD; the protein is MKAEGEQRTGLLYGIGAYGMWGLVPLFWPLLQPAGAMEILAHRMVWSLGVVVITLLVLRRWSWIRELLRQPRRLALIAAAASTITVNWGVYIWAVNSGRVLEASLGYFINPLVTIAMGVLLLKERLRAAQWTAVGIAVAAVLVLAVGYGRPPWISLILAFSFATYGLVKKKINLGGLESLAAETAVLFLPALGYLVWLSATGAATIGSQGPGHVALLAGTGLITAVPLICFGAAAIRVPLSTLGLLQYLAPVFQFVLGVTYFHEEMPAERWAGFSLVWLALTILTWDALRTARHNRGKALRLAAEAARRTAAEQGQEQGQGQGQGQGQEQRQGGSRPERSQGNGPEREGSPAPAPAPAAAPSPDARA
- a CDS encoding SDR family oxidoreductase → MSIVVTGATGHLGRLVVEALLAADVPADTIAAVVRNKEKAADLVALGVELRVADYSSPETLKDAFRSGDRVLLVSGSEVGQRVAQHTAVIGAARAAGVAQLAYTGVLGGPEADFDLAAEHKETERLILESGLPYTFLRNGWYTENYTENLAPVLEHGAVVASAGEGRVAAATRADYAAAAAAVLTGEGHLGKVYELSGDTAWSFEEYAAELSRQTGRTIVYNNVPAATHLSILTGAGLPEPFAAILVNVDAAIERGLLAGTTGDLARLTGRPTTPLADSVAEALKG
- a CDS encoding 2-oxoacid:ferredoxin oxidoreductase subunit beta; the encoded protein is MPDTTTSPISNELLTLVPRTEVKQSMKDFKSDQEVRWCPGCGDYAVLAAVQGFMPQLGLAKENIVFVSGIGCSSRFPYYMNTYGMHSIHGRAPAIATGLATSRRDLSVWVVTGDGDALSIGGNHLIHALRRNVNLKILLFNNRIYGLTKGQYSPTSEVGKITKSTPMGSLDAPFNPVSLAIGAEASFVARTVDSDRKHLTEVLRQAAEHPGTALVEIYQNCNIFNDGAFEVLKDKDRAAEAVIRLEHGQPIRFGADGAKGVVRNRATGDLEVVAVTPENEADIVVHDAHAASPTTAFALSRLADADTLHHTPIGVLRSVERPVYDTLMSDQLDAAVERHGKGDLASVLAGGDTWTVVG
- a CDS encoding 2-oxoacid:acceptor oxidoreductase subunit alpha, with protein sequence MTSQVSSPAEQADEDNDASENDNAVGGQRAPARGGTGGKEVRRLDRVIIRFAGDSGDGMQLTGDRFTSETASFGNDLSTLPNFPAEIRAPAGTLPGVSSFQLHFADHDILTPGDAPNVLVAMNPAALKANIGDVPRGADIIVNTDEFTKRPMAKVGYLTSPLEDGSLDAYQIHPVPLTTLTIEALKEFGLSRKEAERSKNMFALGLLSWMYHRPTESTERFLRAKFAKKPQIAEANVAAFRAGWNFGETTEDFAVSYEVAPASAAFPTGTYRNISGNLALSYGLIAAGHQADLPLYLGSYPITPASDILHELSKHKNFGVRTFQAEDEIAAIGAALGAAFGGSLAVTTTSGPGVALKSETIGLAVSLELPLLVVAIQRGGPSTGLPTKTEQADLLQAMYGRNGEAPVPVVAPRTPADCFDAALDAARIALTYRTPVFLLSDGYLANGSEPWRIPETGELPDLRVQFATGPNHELADGTEVFWPYKRDPGTLARPWAVPGTPGLEHRIGGIEKQDGTGNISYDPANHDFMVRTRQAKIDGIQVPDLDVDDPDGARTLVLGWGSTYGPITAAVRRLRKEPVPIAQAHLRHLNPFPRNLGEVLSRYDKVVVPEMNLGQLATMLRAKYLVDAHSYNQVNGMPFKAEQLATALKEAIDA